The genomic window TTCTCCAGCACTGCCGGGCCAGCCCCCCGGCGTGACGGCTGCGGGCGGGCTGCCGGGGTCCGGGGCGCACCCCGGGGTGCAGGGGCGGACAAAGGGAGGAGGGGGCGGACGGGGGGCGGGCGCCTCCGGGGCCGAGCGCGGGGGGGGGCAGCTCCGAATGCCGGTACGGGCACTGCCGGCTGGAGGGAGGCGGGTGCGTGTGCCGGGCGGTGTCACCTCTGCACAAACGCCTTTCCGAATCCCGCCCGGTTCTGGCGTCGTTATTATTGTCGTTATTACTGTTGTTATTAATTATTACCGCCCGCGCTCGCCCCTGCCCGAGCGGCGACGGCGGGAGAGCTCCGAGGTGCGTGTGTCCGCCGGGCAGGAAGAGTTAAGaggcggagggagggagggatggagggaggaggaaggaggaaggggagcgGGAGGAGGAATGGAGGGAAGCGGGGGGGGCAACTTCCATCTCCGACGCCACTTTGCCTAAATTAAAAAGCAGCCAATCGGAACGGCCGGAAGGGGGGCCGCGCGGCCGGCGGCGCGCTGTCCGTCACGGGGCGCGCAGCCAATCggtgcgggcggcggcggccgcttcctcgcggcggggccgggcggtggcggcggcggcggcggcggcgggagggagggaggagagggagggacggacgggaggggggagggaggagggagggaaggagggagggagggcgcgggcgcgggcacGGCCCGGGAGAGGGAGGCGGGGAGAGACGAGCGGCGGGACTCCGGCACCGCCAGTGCGCGCTGCCAGCCCGGCAGCCAACTTCCCCGCTGGAGTTAGTGTATAAAGGATAccatatatgcacacacacatacacacacctcTCCACCAAGGcgctcctcctccgcctcctccctCGACCAACTgctggaattaaaataaaaagcaaaacaaacacaaccaaaaaaaaaaaaaagacaacaaaccAAGCGAGAGAGAGAGcgggagagggaaagaaacaatTCGCGAGGTAACGAGAAATTTcaactttaaaaatttcttttttacttctttttttttttttttcttccgaCCGCCTAAAGGAAAggtagagagaaaaaaatgtcttatCCAGAGCGTGACTCTAGCAAGAAGGCTCCGGCAGGACTCTTGTTTCAAAGGGGACAAAGTGCTCCAGCAACAGCACAACTTTGAGAAATGCATcatcaccaccatcaccaccatcaTCATCACAGGAAGTTTTCTTAGGACACCAACAAAACTTGCAAATAACAGAGCAAAAGGAGATCGAGAAACCGaggagagaaagacagagagagagccagaaaaaaaggaaaatataccCACACACAAAGCcttaaaggaagaagaaaaggaaaagtttcACTCTgagagggaaaggctgagaggagGAGATGTACTCCTAGGGGAGCGGAGGGGAGAAGGCACGGGGGCTTTTTGactcccccccccctttttcgCTTTTTAGCCTTTGTTTGGTTTCCTCCCTGAGAGCAGCAAACCCGGGCGAGAAGAAGGCGGAGGAAAACTACATGTACAgctaaatatttctctttttttggaaaaaaaaaaaaagaaaggctaaaaaatataaaaggcgAAGCGAGAGCCGGCGACCGCAACGAGCGCGCCGCGGAGCGGAGGCAGGACGGCCGGCGGACGGGCGGAGGAGAGCGCGCCGCGGAGCGCTAGCAGGTGAACCCCGCGCCCCGGCGCCCCGGCGAGGCTGggaaggcggcggcggcggcggcggcgcgggcggcggccccggcagcggccccggcagccccgggcaAGGGCGCTCGCGGCGGGCGCCCGGcagccggcggcggcggcgcagcggcggctgcggcgcggcgggggcgagcggcgggcggcgggcgcgggatGGCCGCGGCCACCTCTAACCCCTACCTCCCCGGCAACGGCATCCTGGCGGCCGGCTCCATCGTCCACGCGGActcgggcggcggcggcggcggcggcggcggcggcatgCAGCCGGGGAGCGTGGCCGTCACCTCGGTGGCGGGCGGCTACCGCGGCGACCCGGCGGCCAAGATGGTCCAGAGCGACTTCATGCCGGGCGCCATGGCCGCCAGCAACGGCGGCCATATGCTGAGCCATGCCCACCAGTGGGTGACAGCCCTGCCccacgccgccgccgccgccgccgccgccgccgccgctgccgccgaaGCGGGCTCACCCTGGTCCGGCAGCCCCGTGGGCATGACGGGCAGCCCccagcagccgccgccgccgcccgacGTCAAGGGCAGCGGCGGACGCGACGACCTGCACTCGGGCGCGGCGCTGCACCACCGGCCGCCCCACCTGGGCCCCCCGCACCAGGGGCACCCGGCGGCctggggggcggcggcggccgcccaCCTACCCTCCATGGCCggcgggcagcagcagcagcagtcgCTCCTCTACTCGCAGCCCGGGGGTTTCACGGTGAACGGCATGTTGAGCCCCCCCCCCGGCGGTCAGAGCCTGGTGCACCCGGGGCTCGTGCGCGGCGAGACGCCGGAGCTGGGCGAGCACCCCGggcatcaccaccaccaccaccaccagcaccccGGGCACCACCCGCCGCACCACGGCGGCGTCAACAGCCACGACCCGCACTCGGACGAGGACACGCCGACCTCCGACGACCTGGAGCAGTTCGCCAAGCAGTTCAAGCAGCGGCGGATAAAGCTGGGCTTCACCCAGGCCGACGTGGGGCTGGCGCTGGGCACCCTCTACGGCAACGTCTTCTCGCAGACCACCATCTGCCGCTTCGAGgccctgcagctcagcttcAAGAACATGTGCAAGCTGAAGCCTTTGTTGAACAAGTGGCTGGAGGAAGCCGACTCTTCCACGGGCAGTCCCACCAGCATCGACAAGATCGCCGCCCAgggcaggaagaggaagaagcgGACCTCCATCGAGGTGAGTGTCAAGGGGGCCTTGGAGAGCCACTTTCTGAAATGCCCCAAGCCCTCTGCCCAGGAGATTACGAACCTAGCGGAcagcctgcagctggagaaggaggtggTCAGGGTTTGGTTTTGCAATCGGAGGCAGAAAGAGAAACGGATGACCCCCCCGGGGATCCAGCAGCAGACCCCCGACGATGTCTACTCCCAGGTCGGCACCGTCAACTCCGACACGCCGCCCCCTCACCACGGACTGCAGACCAGCGTGCAGTGAGGGGCACCGCGGGCGGGCCGGGCAGCGCGGGGGCAGcgtgggccaggccgggccgggcaccGCCGCCGGCACCGCCACCGGCTCCGGCACCGCCGCGCAAGCCGCACGCTCACACAGACACacgcgcgcacacacacacgaTCCAGGCTCGTTCAGACTGcttgtgtttatatatatatggatatatgCGTgcatctatatatatataagatcGATACCAATAGGGAGCGGTGGAGAAGGTCGATCCGAGCGAGAGCGTTTAGACCGCGTTGGGAAAACGGGGTGGAGATGCATAATGCACCAAAACTGCAGATGTGCCGgggggttggttggttggttgtggGGAAAGGGCTTGGGGGGGTGGGCttgggctttttaaattttatttttatttttatttttctccaaattatCCCCTTCTCGCAGTAAGGAACATCACTGTCTGCGcttcttctctcccctcctccccccccccccccccccgcactCTTCCCCCTATCCCCAAAAGGGCTCTCTTCTATGAATCacagaaactttttttctcctttctctctcgctctttttatttcttttttttcaatgggAGCAATCAAAAaaagggaagcagaagaaaaataatctggttAATCAGAGGGTGCCTGCTGCATTCCAGCACCCTGTTTTTCTTGGCCAAACCGTAG from Corvus hawaiiensis isolate bCorHaw1 chromosome 2, bCorHaw1.pri.cur, whole genome shotgun sequence includes these protein-coding regions:
- the POU3F3 gene encoding POU domain, class 3, transcription factor 3, which gives rise to MAAATSNPYLPGNGILAAGSIVHADSGGGGGGGGGGMQPGSVAVTSVAGGYRGDPAAKMVQSDFMPGAMAASNGGHMLSHAHQWVTALPHAAAAAAAAAAAAAEAGSPWSGSPVGMTGSPQQPPPPPDVKGSGGRDDLHSGAALHHRPPHLGPPHQGHPAAWGAAAAAHLPSMAGGQQQQQSLLYSQPGGFTVNGMLSPPPGGQSLVHPGLVRGETPELGEHPGHHHHHHHQHPGHHPPHHGGVNSHDPHSDEDTPTSDDLEQFAKQFKQRRIKLGFTQADVGLALGTLYGNVFSQTTICRFEALQLSFKNMCKLKPLLNKWLEEADSSTGSPTSIDKIAAQGRKRKKRTSIEVSVKGALESHFLKCPKPSAQEITNLADSLQLEKEVVRVWFCNRRQKEKRMTPPGIQQQTPDDVYSQVGTVNSDTPPPHHGLQTSVQ